CGAAGCCTCGAGAAACACGATCCCCAGACCCTCGACATCCAGTCCGGCACCGCGGGTGCGGCACGGCATCGCGAACACGTCGGCTAACGCATGATGCGCCGGTAGTTCGTCGCCCGGCACGCCTCCGGTGAACGTCACATGGTCGGCCACCTGGCAGTCCCTGGCCAGCTTGCGCAGCGCCTGCAGGTAAGGGCCGCCCCCGACGATCACCAGCGCGGCCCCGTCGACGCGCCGGCGGATCGCCGGTAGCGCCTTGATCAGCATGTCCTGGCCTTTGCGCGGCACCAGCCGGGACACGCACACCACCACGGGCCGCTCGTCCAGCCGGTAGCGCTTACGCAGTTCGGCGCGCGCGGCCGGGTCCGGCCGGAACCGGTCGCTGTCTACCCCGGGCGGCAGGTATTCCAGCGCGGCGCCGGGTCCGAAGGCGGGCGCGAACCGGGCTTGGGTGTAGCGACTGACGAAGGTCACCACGTCAGCGCCGTCCCCGATTCGGCGCAACACCGACCGCGCGACCGGAAGCATCGACCACCCCACTTCATGGCCGTGCGTGCTGGCCACTATCCGGGTGGCACCGGCCCGGCGCGCACGGGACGCCAGCAGCGCCAACGGGGCGGCCGCCCCGAACCAGACGGTATCGATGTCGTACTCGGCGATCATTCGGCGCATGCGGCTGTCGACGGCCGGGACGGGCAGCATCAACGTGCCGGGATGACGCACCACGCGATAGCCGGCTGCACAAGCCGCGTGGTCGTATGCCTGCGCCCCCTTCCATTGCGGTGCATATACCGTCACCGAGTGCGATCCGGTTTCGACCAGCCGGCCGACGAACTCCCCCAGGTAAGACTGAATGCCGCCGCGTCTGGGCGGAAAGTCGTTGGTTACCAGCAGGACCCGGCTCACCTGCGTCAGGCTAATCGGCCAGCCATCCCTGCCAGCGGGCGAGCAGCCCGGCAGGGTCGGTCTCCAGTACGGTGCGCGCGGCGGTTTCGAAGTCCGGATGTCCGGCACCGCACGCGGCCAGGTACAGCCCGCGCAACGCGGTGGTCCCGTAGGTCTCCGCGACGAACCTGGCAAACCACCACGCCCGGTCATATGCCAGCGCCCGCTGCGGTCCCGCGGTGTCCAGGTCGTTATCGGACGGTAGCGCCCGGGCTGGCGTATCGACGGGTGGCCTGGACGCCGGCCTGGCGACGAAATCGGCCACCCCCTCGGTCAGCCAGCGCGGCGCATCGCGCGCGGTGTCGATACGCGCCGCGTAGTGAAAAAGCTCATGGGTCAACACAATTCGCAACGCAGACGGACTCATGCGGACCGCACCCGGGGCGAAGACGATCCGTTGGCCGGCGGCGGTCCGGCGGGCGGTATCGACGTACTCGACGACGGTTACCGCCGCGATATCGGCCCACTGCGACGTCGGCCCGCCGCCTGCGGCAGTGCGGAACTGGTCATCGGAGCCGGCCACCACCACCGAGATCTCGTGCGGCCATTCGGTGCCCCAGAAGGCTGCGACCGCGTCGATCGCGGGACCAAGGTTAGCCGCGACACGAGATAGCAGACGCTCATTATCCGCGCCGCCGAGGCCGATCAGCCGGACGGTGCGGCCGCCGACGACCACCGGGGTGAGGCCGGCGTCGTCGACTCGCGCCGCCGGCGGTGCTGCCGAGCCGTCGTGTACCGCAGGAGCAGGCAGAGCGGCTGCCGCGACGAGCTCGGCCACGAAGACGAGGGCCAGCGTGATCGACAGCCACCGGGGCCGGCGGCGAAGCCACGCCACGAGGTCGTCAGTAGCGACGGGCGTCGTAGATCGGACCCGAGGAGGTCATCGGCACTACCCGCACCGGTTGGCCGAAGGTGGACGAGTGGACCATCAGACCGTCGCCGATGTAGATGCCGGCATGTGAGGCATCGGAATAAAAGGTCAGCACGTCACCGGGCTGCAGGTCCGACAGCGCCACCGGCTGGCCACCATGGGCCAGCGCCTGGCTGGAGTGCGGCAGTGCGATCCCGGCTTGCTGGAATGCCCACATGACCAGTCCGGAGCAGTCGAAACCGCCGGGCGCGGCGCCACCCCATGCGTACGGAGTGCCGATCTGGGTCAAGGCCGCCTGCACCACGGTCGCCCGATCGCCGCCACCGCCAGGAGCCATGAAAGGTATATCGGACACTACGCCGGGAGCCGGCGCCTCGCCGGGAGCCGGCACGCCCTCGGGCGGAGCACCCGGTGGCAGTCCTTCAGGTGGCGGCCCGAGAACGTCCGGTACTCGCGCTGAGATTGGTCCCGGGTCGGCGAGCGCGGTGCGCTGCTCCGGCGTCAGGGCCTGGTATTGCGACTTCACGACGGCGATCTGCACCTGCAGCTGGCTCTGTTTGTGCTGTAGATTGGCTCGCACCGCCGCGGCTTGTTCGGCGGCGGACTTGGCGTCGGCAGCCGACTTGGCAGAAGCCTGCTCAGCCTTGGCAGCCTGTTCTCCGGCGGCCCGGAAACCGGCCATCTGCATGGACATTTGACGCGCCATCACCCGCTGCACCGAGAGACCGTCGATCAGCAGCTGCGGCGATTCCGCCGTCAAGATCGCATCCAAGCCGTTGGTGCGGCCACCCATGTAGGTGGCGGCCGCAACCTTGTTGACGGCGGTCTGAAAGGTGGCCAGGCGCGCTTTCGCGGCGGCCAGCGCGGCCTGGTCGTCGGCGAGCTTCCTTTCCGCGGCCTGCTGCGCCGCAAGCTTCGCGTTCAGGTCGAGTTCTGCGCTGTGCATCGCCTCGGTGGTCTGTTCGGCCTGCCGCGATAGCTCGTTGAGTTTTGCCAGCGCGTCGTCGGCGGGGTCGGCCATCGCAGTCGCGGCCAGGATGCCGGACAACACGGTGAAGCTCGCCAACGAACCGACTGCGGACCGCTTGATGACGCGCGCGATCGAATGCCTACAGTCGAGCCTCAAGATTTGCTTCCTTAAACTGCCATCGGCCTGGCGCCGTCGAGCTGGTTTAGGTCTCAAACAGGTTACGAAATGGTCTCGGCTTTTGTCCAAAGGGGGGAGTTAAGAAAATGGCAAGATTTCTGTCATTTTCTTGTGAGAGAGCGCGTCTTTGCGCCACACCACCATACAGGCTCGATCAGGCAACACCCGACGCAGCACCCGGCCCTCGGCCACGCCGGATCGGGACGAGACGCAATCTCGGAGCCAACCCGGCATCGGCGAGTGCCTCGAGGGCCGCTCGCTCGTCGTGCAACAACGTATCGGGCACCCCGAGCAACACACTCACCACACAATCGCGGCAGGCGCGTCCCCGCACCGCACACTCATCACAGTCGATAACCACCTCCCCCTGTTCGGCCGCGCCGCCGGTGCATTCGCCACCGCTGTTCCATGCCATCAATCCCGGTCCTTTCGGTAAAACGTTCGATCGCAATTGGGGCTGCGCCGAAGGCTAACCGCCGGCACCGACAACTCCGCGCTGCTGCGGATCGAGCGCTGCCGACCCGTGCCCGGCGTGGGAACCGTCGGCTGTCGGTGCCGCTGCCTAACGTCACCGCCATGGGTGCGAGCGGCGGAACTCAACTGAGTCTCGCCGGGCTCGACCCGCTCGCATTTGCCGGTATCGACCCGGCGGGCGCTCCGGCCGATGAGCTGCCGCTACGGGAGACCACCTTCGTGGTGGTCGACTTGGAGACCACCGGTGGCCGCGCCACGGGCACCGAAGCGGCCCCGCCGGACGCCATCACCGAGATCGGGGCGGTCAAGGTGCGCGGTGGGACCGTCCTCGGCGAGTTCGCCACGCTGGTGGACCCGCAGCGCAGCATCCCGCCCCAGATCGTGCAGCTGACCGGGATCACTACGGCCATGGTGCATGACGCCCCAGTCATCGGCGCCGTCATGCCGATGTTTTTCGAGTTCACCGGCAACTCGGTCTTGGTCGCCCACAACGCGGGGTTCGATATCGGGTTCCTGCGGGCCGCCGCGCGGCGATGCGACATCACCTGGCCGCGGCCTAAGATCCTGTGCACGGTCCGCCTGGCGCGGCGGGTGCTGAGCCGAGAGGAAGCCCCCAGTGTGCGGCTGGCCGAACTGGCGCGGCTGTTCTCGGTTGTCACCCAACCCACCCACCGCGCCCTCGACGATGCCCGTGCCACCGTCGACGTCTTGCATGCCCTGATAGAGCGGGTGGGCAACCAGGGCGTGCACACCTTTGCCGACCTGCGTTCGTATCTGCCCAACGTGACCCCGGCGCAGCGCCGCAAACGGGTGCTGGCCGACGGCCTGCCACACCGGCCGGGAATCTATGTGTTCCGGGGGCCGTCGGGCGAGGTGCTCTACGTCGGCACCGCGGTCGACCTGCGCCGCAGGGTCAGCCAATACTTCAACGGCGCCGATCCTCGCGGCCGGATCAAGGAAATGGTCAACCTGGCCACCGGGGTGGACCACGTCGAGTGCGCGCACCCACTCGAAGCCGGCGTGCGTGAGCTTCGAATGCTGGCCGCACATGCGCCCCCGTACAACCGCCGATCGAAGTTTCCCCTCCGTTGGTGGTGGGTGGTCCTTACCGAGGAAGCGTTCCCGCGCCTGGCCGTCGTTCGCGCTCCCCGGCACGGCCGGGTCATCGGCCCGTACCGGTCCCGGGCCGACGCAGCCGAGACGGCCACCCTGGTGGCGGGCTTCACCGGGATCCGAACCTGCACCAAGCGGCTGGCGCGGTCGGCCCTGCACGGCCCGGCCTGCCCCGAGGTGGAGGTGTCCCCGTGCCCCGCCGCGCGCAACCTGACCGCCGAGCAATACGCCGACGCCGTGCAGCGCGCGACGGATTTGATCGACGGACGCGACAACACCGCGCTGGCCGCCGCGACCCACCAGGTCACCGCCCTGGCCGAGCGACATCGTTACGAGAGCGCGGCGCGGCTACGCGACCATATCGCCACCGCGATCGAGACGCTGTGGCGTGGTCAGCGGTTGCGGGCGCTGGCCGCGCTGCCCGAATTGATCGCCGCGGCGCCGGACGGCGGTGGTGGCTACCAGTTTGCTGTCATCCGCCACGGCCAACTGGCTGCCGCCGGTACCGCCCGGCGCGGGGTGCCACCGATGCCGGTGGTCGACGCCCTGCAAACCGGTGCCCAGGCGATCATGCCGGCCGCGGCGCCGCTCGGCGGTGCGCTGGTGGAGGAGACCGCGCTCATCGCCCGCTGGCTCGCGGCTCCGGGGGTGCGCATCGTGCAGGTCACCGGAATTCCGGATGCCGGGGGCGCCGCCGAAACCGCGGGCTGGGCCACACCGTTGCGCTGCGCCGGCGCATGGGCGGCGTGGGCGGCATCGGCCCGTTCGGCGCGGCTGGCCGTCGAGCAGGCACCCGGCCCGACGGGGCGACTCTCCCCTCACCAGGACCCGCCGCACCGCCGGGCCGGCAGCTCAGAGCTGCTGGCTGAACCGCACCCATCGCGCGAGCAACTGTTCGGCCGCGCCGCTGTCGATCGCCGCGCTGGCCCGCTGCAAGCCGTCCTCCCACGCGGGCAGCCATTCAGCCCGGCTGGATAGCCCGGCATGGGCGACGATCGCGCCGGCGGCGTTGAGCACCACCGCATCCCGGATCGGGCCCCGGGCCCCGCCCAGTACAGCGCGGGCTTCAGCCGCGTTGGCTTGCGCGTCGCCGCCCAGCAGCTCGTCGAGCTCGGCTCGTGCGAAGCCAAATCCCGCGGGATCGAAAGTCAGTTTGTCGACGGTGCCCGCCTGCACCCGCCAGATCGTGCTGGTGGTCGTCGTGGTCAACTCGTCGAGCCCGTCGTCGCCGTGCACCACCAGCACGCTGGACCGGCGGGTGGCAAACACCCCGGCCATCACCTCGGCGAGGTCAGCGAACGCGCAGCCGATCAACCCGGCCCGCGGCCGGGCCGGATTCGTTAGCGGCCCAAGCAGATTGAACACCGTGGGCACGCCGATCTCGCGGCGCACCACCGAGGCGTGCCGGTAAGACGGATGGAATTGCGGCGCGAAGCAAAAGCCGATCCCGACTTCCTCGAGGCTGCGCACCACCTGATCGGCGTCCAGGTCGATGCGCACCCCCAACGCTTCCAGGGTGTCGGCCCCCCCGGACAACGACGATGCCGCTCGGTTGCCGTGTT
The nucleotide sequence above comes from Mycobacterium pseudokansasii. Encoded proteins:
- the ripC gene encoding peptidoglycan hydrolase RipC, with translation MRLDCRHSIARVIKRSAVGSLASFTVLSGILAATAMADPADDALAKLNELSRQAEQTTEAMHSAELDLNAKLAAQQAAERKLADDQAALAAAKARLATFQTAVNKVAAATYMGGRTNGLDAILTAESPQLLIDGLSVQRVMARQMSMQMAGFRAAGEQAAKAEQASAKSAADAKSAAEQAAAVRANLQHKQSQLQVQIAVVKSQYQALTPEQRTALADPGPISARVPDVLGPPPEGLPPGAPPEGVPAPGEAPAPGVVSDIPFMAPGGGGDRATVVQAALTQIGTPYAWGGAAPGGFDCSGLVMWAFQQAGIALPHSSQALAHGGQPVALSDLQPGDVLTFYSDASHAGIYIGDGLMVHSSTFGQPVRVVPMTSSGPIYDARRY
- the pimB gene encoding GDP-mannose-dependent alpha-(1-6)-phosphatidylinositol monomannoside mannosyltransferase; translation: MSRVLLVTNDFPPRRGGIQSYLGEFVGRLVETGSHSVTVYAPQWKGAQAYDHAACAAGYRVVRHPGTLMLPVPAVDSRMRRMIAEYDIDTVWFGAAAPLALLASRARRAGATRIVASTHGHEVGWSMLPVARSVLRRIGDGADVVTFVSRYTQARFAPAFGPGAALEYLPPGVDSDRFRPDPAARAELRKRYRLDERPVVVCVSRLVPRKGQDMLIKALPAIRRRVDGAALVIVGGGPYLQALRKLARDCQVADHVTFTGGVPGDELPAHHALADVFAMPCRTRGAGLDVEGLGIVFLEASASGVPVIAGESGGAPETVQHNKTGLVVDGTSVDKVADAVADLLTDRDRAAAMGAAGREWVTANWRWDTLAIRLAGLLGA
- the trpD gene encoding anthranilate phosphoribosyltransferase, which codes for MARSGEGSPFGRPPAASASVSASGTSWPQVLGRLTGRTNLARGQAAWAMDQIMTGAARPAQIAAFAVALTMKVPTADEVAELAGVMLDHARPMPAHAVPEDAVDVVGTGGDGINTVNLSTMAAIVVAAAGVPVVKHGNRAASSLSGGADTLEALGVRIDLDADQVVRSLEEVGIGFCFAPQFHPSYRHASVVRREIGVPTVFNLLGPLTNPARPRAGLIGCAFADLAEVMAGVFATRRSSVLVVHGDDGLDELTTTTTSTIWRVQAGTVDKLTFDPAGFGFARAELDELLGGDAQANAAEARAVLGGARGPIRDAVVLNAAGAIVAHAGLSSRAEWLPAWEDGLQRASAAIDSGAAEQLLARWVRFSQQL